The Alosa sapidissima isolate fAloSap1 chromosome 16, fAloSap1.pri, whole genome shotgun sequence genome has a segment encoding these proteins:
- the abcg8 gene encoding ATP-binding cassette sub-family G member 8 — translation MADNGDVFDTDSHTGSPKAIKKGHVIRLFSSAEEDSSLYFTYSGGQNKLEVNNLHYEVDTAAQIPWYEKLSEFKMPWEVQGSKQKAIQGLNLHVHSGQMLAVIGSSGCGKTSLLDIITCRDEGGTMTSGQVLINGTPSTPSLVRKSIAHVRQDDRLLPHLTVRETLAFVAKLRLPTHFSQKQRDQRVDDVIAELRLRQCANTRVGNDYVRGVSGGERRRVSIAVQLLWNPGILILDEPTSGLDSFTAHNLVITLSRLAQGNRLVLLSVHQPRSDIFQLFDLVVLLAAGSPVYCGPAQDMVSYFTSLGHPCPRLCNPSDYYVDLISIDRRSAEREAECLDQARVLAAQFVEKVRGTHDFVWKSQDSASPSPARRSPTRSSSGSAEQVITVSNNKDRLPGPLDQFTILFRRQVYNDYRDLVTLLVHGLESLLMSLLIGFLYYGAGPDKLNTQDTVALLYMIGALTPFAVVLDVIAKCHSERAMLYHELEDGMYSVTSYFFAKIVGELPEHCVFTLVYGVPIYWLAGMNEAVDRFFLNFLLVWLMVYCSRAMALFVAATFPTLQTSAFMGNAFFTVFYLTGGFVISLENLWLVASWLSHASFMRWGFDGMLQVQFEGLQLPVTIGNFTFNVDGIHVVEAMHMNQYPLYSCYLVLIGVCVGFMMLYYLALRYIKQKSSQDW, via the exons GGACATGTCATCAGGCTCTTCTCGTCTGCAGAGGAGGACAGCAGTCTCTACTTCACCTACAGTGGGGGACAGAATAAGCTGGAGGTCAACAACTTGCACTATGAG GTGGACACTGCTGCCCAGATCCCCTGGTATGAGAAGCTGTCAGAATTTAAGATGCCGTGGGAGGTCCAGGGCAGCAAACAGAAGGCCATCCAGGGCCTCAACCTGCATGTCCACAGTGGACAAATGCTGGCCGTCATCGGCAGCTCAG GCTGCGGTAAAACATCTCTGCTGGACATAATCACCTGTCGGGATGAGGGCGGCACCATGACGTCGGGGCAGGTCCTCATCAACGGTACGCCGAGCACGCCATCGCTCGTCCGCAAGAGCATCGCCCACGTGCGGCAGGACGACCGGCTGCTACCGCACCTCACCGTGCGGGAGACGCTGGCCTTTGTCGCCAAGCTACGGCTGCCCACTCACTTCTCCCAGAAGCAGAGAGACCAGAGG GTTGATGATGTCATAGCCGAGCTGCGTCTGCGCCAGTGTGCGAACACGCGGGTGGGGAACGATTACGTCAGGGGGGTGtcagggggggagaggagaagggtcAGCATCGCTGTGCAGTTACTCTGGAACCCAG GTATCCTCATCCTGGACGAGCCCACGTCTGGCCTGGACAGCTTCACAGCCCATAACCTGGTCATCACGCTGTCCCGTCTGGCCCAGGGGAACCGGCTGGTTCTGCTCTCGGTCCACCAGCCCCGCTCCGACATTTTCCAGCTCTTCGACCTGGTGGTTCTGCTGGCAGCCGGGTCACCCGTATACTGCGGTCCGGCCCAAGACATGGTGTCCTACTTCACATCACTGGGCCACCCCTGCCCCCGCCTCTGCAACCCCTCCGATTACTACG TGGACCTGATCAGCATCGACCGGCGTAGTGCTGAGAGGGAGGCCGAGTGTCTGGACCAGGCCAGGGTTCTGGCGGCCCAGTTCGTGGAGAAGGTGAGAGGAACCCACGACTTCGTGTGGAAGTCCCAGGACTCCGCCTCCCCTTCCCCTGCTCGCCGCAGCCCCACCAG GTCTTCCTCCGGTTCAGCTGAGCAGGTCATCACAGTGTCCAACAACAAAGACCGGTTACCAGGACCCCTAGACCAGTTCACCATCCTCTTCAG GCGACAGGTGTACAACGACTACCGTGACCTGGTGACCCTGCTGGTGCATGGTCTGGAGTCCCTGCTGATGTCCCTTCTGATTGGCTTTCTGTACTACGGGGCGGGGCCTGACAAGCTGAACACGCAGGACACGGTGGCTCTGCTCTACATGATCGGGGCCCTCACGCCATTCGCTGTGGTGCTGGACGTCATCGCCAAGT GTCATTCTGAGCGAGCCATGCTCTACCATGAGCTAGAGGACGGCATGTACTCGGTCACCTCCTACTTCTTTGCTAAG ATTGTCGGTGAGCTTCCGGAACACTGCGTTTTCACGTTGGTTTACGGTGTGCCCATCTACTGGTTGGCGGGCATGAACGAGGCGGTTGACCGCTTCTTCCTCAACTTCTTGCTGGTGTGGCTGATGGTCTACTGCAGTCGAGCCATGGCGCTGTTTGTGGCCGCGACCTTTCCCACTCTTCAGACCTCTGCATTCATGGGCAACGCGTTCTTCACCGTCTTCTACCTCACCGGTGGCTTCGTCATCAGTTTGGAGAACTTGTGGCTGG TTGCTTCGTGGCTCTCGCACGCATCCTTTATGCGCTGGGGCTTCGATGGCATGTTGCAAGTGCAGTTTGAGGGCCTTCAGTTACCCGTTACAATCGGCAACTTCACCTTCAACGTGGACGGAATACAC GTGGTGGAGGCAATGCATATGAACCAGTACCCTCTATACTCTTGCTACCTGGTCCTGATCGGAGTCTGCGTGGGCTTCATGATGCTCTACTATCTGGCACTCAGGTACATCAAGCAGAAGTCCAGTCAGGATTGGTGA